The Desulfuromonas versatilis genome has a segment encoding these proteins:
- a CDS encoding DUF1579 domain-containing protein, whose protein sequence is MENKQGTERAGMPEGSGLMAQPQKQHRWLAKFLGEWDYQVSAMMGPDKPPETFYGTERVRPLGDFWVLAEGEGEMGCGGTATTLMTLGYSLATRRFVGTWIGSMMPHLWVYDGELDAAEGVLTLNAQGPDMEGRMSSFRDVIEFRSDDQRVLTSYMLGADDNWQEIMSATYRRKK, encoded by the coding sequence ATGGAAAACAAGCAGGGCACGGAACGGGCCGGCATGCCCGAAGGCTCGGGGTTGATGGCTCAACCCCAAAAACAGCACCGGTGGCTGGCAAAATTTTTAGGCGAATGGGATTACCAGGTCTCGGCGATGATGGGGCCGGACAAACCTCCCGAAACCTTTTACGGGACCGAGCGCGTGCGCCCGCTGGGCGATTTTTGGGTGCTGGCCGAGGGGGAGGGTGAGATGGGCTGCGGCGGAACCGCGACCACCCTGATGACCCTGGGCTACTCCCTGGCGACCAGGCGGTTCGTAGGCACCTGGATCGGGTCGATGATGCCCCATCTCTGGGTGTACGACGGCGAACTCGACGCAGCCGAAGGGGTACTGACCCTCAACGCCCAAGGGCCCGACATGGAAGGCAGGATGTCGAGTTTCAGGGATGTGATCGAGTTTCGCAGCGATGACCAGCGGGTGCTGACTTCGTACATGCTGGGTGCCGACGACAACTGGCAAGAGATCATGTCGGCAACCTATCGGCGGAAAAAATAG
- a CDS encoding ABC transporter ATP-binding protein: protein MSDNQEKIAIELIDVHKSFGRQQVLRGINLQVREGTTTVIVGASGQGKSVILKHMLGLIRPDRGQVRVFGSDLTRIGKKQLNKIRTDFGVLFQNAALFDSLTVFDNVALPLRERTDASEAEIRDNVMDKLAMMDLEGAEGKYPAQISGGMRKRVGLARALVLQPRIVFFDEPTTGLDVHKSNEIYRLFHKTQAKLKYTAVIVSHDVPKIFKLADYVALLAEGVIQGCMSPEEFQLSKNPLIRDFVETTMGPIYSSAEEEDSVLYETV from the coding sequence ATGAGTGACAACCAGGAAAAGATCGCCATCGAGCTGATCGATGTGCACAAGTCCTTCGGGCGCCAGCAGGTGCTGCGGGGGATCAACCTGCAGGTCCGCGAGGGGACCACGACGGTGATCGTCGGGGCCAGCGGGCAGGGCAAGAGCGTGATCCTCAAGCACATGCTGGGCCTGATCCGGCCCGACCGGGGCCAGGTGAGGGTCTTCGGCAGCGACCTGACCCGCATTGGGAAAAAGCAGCTCAACAAAATCCGCACCGATTTCGGCGTGCTGTTCCAGAACGCCGCCCTGTTCGATTCGCTGACCGTGTTCGACAACGTGGCCCTGCCCCTGCGCGAGCGCACCGACGCCTCGGAGGCGGAGATCCGCGACAACGTCATGGACAAGCTGGCGATGATGGACCTGGAGGGGGCCGAGGGGAAATACCCCGCCCAGATCAGCGGCGGCATGCGCAAGCGGGTCGGCCTGGCCCGGGCCCTGGTTCTGCAGCCGCGCATCGTGTTTTTCGACGAGCCGACCACCGGCCTCGATGTCCACAAGAGCAACGAAATCTACCGGCTGTTCCACAAGACCCAGGCCAAGCTCAAGTACACCGCGGTCATCGTCAGTCACGACGTGCCCAAGATCTTCAAGCTGGCCGATTATGTGGCGCTGCTGGCCGAAGGGGTCATCCAGGGGTGCATGTCGCCCGAGGAGTTCCAGCTTTCGAAAAATCCCCTGATCCGGGATTTCGTCGAAACCACCATGGGCCCCATCTATTCCAGTGCCGAAGAGGAGGATAGCGTTCTATATGAAACGGTTTAA
- a CDS encoding CDP-alcohol phosphatidyltransferase family protein: MTTNSAILIEIAIPVLLMLGLERFAVARFLRTPAQIAWVRRHGWLHPNSISRARYPMGVISVILLHLGFPRLCFLFFTFWMITDITDGEIARKCDLHTEEGETIDPLSDKLMYSPMLIYLAWLGWLDPLLVGLFLSFDIVGQFSRNFIKVKAANLFGKAKTFLVVVLLIVVGLEWIYGPLPLLARTIQPLLGICAALAFCSLAFKLIPNYWYANILSIMNLVCGLGGCWVVLAGGPPVYALGLVFLGQFLDLFDGRAAERWGSTPKGEIFDDVADGTSFGLTVGLIVATCFTQLWVGVLIGGLYLGAVVYRLIRFVVEKRKQGILGGVATFSGLPSPAGALVAGTTCVLVPSQAVNGVIVVATALLMISRVPYAHFGRTILPKIPKIVLVLVLGAFLFLLAQGVRRDEYLAPLLLSYVAALSYLASPLWRLFRKPSPKT, translated from the coding sequence ATGACAACCAACAGTGCCATTCTGATCGAGATCGCCATCCCCGTGCTGCTCATGCTCGGCCTCGAGCGGTTCGCCGTCGCCCGCTTTCTGCGCACCCCCGCCCAGATCGCCTGGGTGCGCCGCCACGGCTGGCTCCACCCCAACTCCATCAGCCGCGCCCGCTATCCCATGGGGGTGATTTCGGTGATCCTGCTGCACCTGGGGTTCCCCCGGCTCTGCTTTCTGTTTTTCACCTTCTGGATGATCACCGACATCACCGACGGGGAGATCGCCCGCAAGTGCGACCTGCACACCGAAGAGGGCGAGACCATCGACCCGCTCTCCGACAAGCTCATGTACTCGCCCATGCTGATCTACCTGGCCTGGCTGGGCTGGCTCGATCCGCTGCTGGTCGGGCTGTTTCTGAGCTTCGACATCGTCGGCCAGTTCTCCCGCAACTTCATCAAGGTCAAGGCGGCCAACCTGTTCGGCAAGGCCAAGACCTTCCTGGTGGTGGTGCTGCTGATCGTGGTGGGGCTCGAATGGATCTACGGGCCGCTCCCCCTGTTGGCCCGCACCATCCAGCCGCTGCTGGGGATTTGCGCCGCCCTGGCGTTCTGCTCGCTGGCCTTCAAGCTGATCCCCAACTATTGGTACGCCAATATCCTGAGCATCATGAACCTGGTGTGCGGCCTGGGCGGCTGCTGGGTGGTGCTGGCCGGCGGCCCGCCGGTCTATGCCCTGGGCCTGGTGTTCCTCGGCCAGTTTCTCGACCTGTTCGACGGCCGGGCCGCCGAGCGCTGGGGCTCGACCCCCAAGGGGGAGATTTTCGACGACGTGGCCGACGGCACCAGCTTCGGCCTGACCGTGGGGCTGATCGTCGCCACCTGCTTCACCCAGCTGTGGGTGGGGGTGCTGATCGGCGGCCTCTACCTGGGGGCGGTGGTCTACCGCCTGATCCGCTTCGTGGTCGAGAAGCGCAAGCAGGGGATCCTCGGCGGGGTCGCCACCTTCTCTGGTCTGCCCTCGCCGGCCGGGGCGCTGGTGGCGGGGACCACCTGCGTGCTGGTCCCCAGTCAGGCGGTCAACGGGGTGATCGTGGTGGCCACCGCCCTGCTGATGATCTCCCGCGTCCCCTACGCCCATTTCGGCCGCACCATCCTGCCCAAGATCCCCAAGATCGTGCTGGTGCTGGTGCTGGGGGCGTTCCTGTTCCTGCTCGCCCAGGGGGTGCGGCGCGACGAGTACCTGGCTCCGTTGCTGCTGAGCTATGTGGCGGCCCTGAGCTACCTGGCCTCGCCCCTGTGGCGGCTGTTCAGGAAACCTTCCCCCAAGACCTGA
- a CDS encoding sigma-54-dependent transcriptional regulator, with product MRGRILIVEDEELVRESLVEFFAEEGLEVQGVASLQQARAHLSRQAFDLVILDLKLPDGSGLELLREIQGSEGPQVVVLTAFPEVQTAVRALKLGAFDYINKPFDLEELQLVAARALEEQALREQVGSFRQGQQHRLRGSLDRLVGASAALERIKREITLVAGSKGTTALVLGESGVGKELVAEAIHYLSERSDGPLLKVNCAAIPANLLESELFGHEKGAFTDAKTSRKGLFELAHRGTLFLDEVGEMALTLQAKLLRVLEDRRVTRLGGRRPVQVDVRIVAATNRNLAERVREGSFREDLFYRLNVFPLVVPPLRERPEDIPPLAELFLKEFLARAPGKDCRLGESARQSLLAQPWPGNVRELRNIIERTLLLHPGGVIEAADLPLSLAPSPAGEATGAGGGTLAEVEREHILRVYRQNQGNKTQTADQLGINRLTLRRKLKEYGVD from the coding sequence ATGCGGGGAAGAATCCTGATCGTCGAGGACGAGGAGTTGGTGCGCGAGAGCCTGGTGGAGTTTTTCGCGGAGGAAGGGCTCGAGGTGCAGGGGGTAGCCAGTCTCCAGCAGGCCCGCGCCCATCTCTCCCGCCAGGCCTTCGACCTGGTGATTCTCGATCTCAAGCTGCCCGACGGCTCGGGGTTGGAACTGCTCCGCGAGATCCAGGGGAGCGAGGGGCCGCAGGTGGTGGTCCTGACGGCCTTCCCCGAGGTGCAGACGGCGGTGCGGGCGCTGAAGCTTGGGGCTTTCGACTACATCAACAAGCCCTTCGACCTCGAGGAGCTGCAGCTGGTCGCCGCCCGTGCCCTGGAGGAGCAGGCGCTGCGCGAACAGGTCGGCTCCTTTCGCCAGGGGCAGCAGCATCGCCTGCGCGGCTCCCTCGACCGGCTGGTGGGGGCCTCGGCCGCGCTGGAGCGCATCAAGCGGGAAATCACCCTGGTGGCGGGCTCCAAGGGGACCACCGCCCTGGTTTTGGGCGAGAGCGGCGTGGGCAAGGAGCTGGTGGCCGAGGCCATCCACTACCTGAGCGAGCGCAGCGACGGACCGCTGCTCAAGGTCAACTGCGCGGCGATCCCCGCCAACCTGCTGGAGAGCGAGCTGTTCGGCCACGAAAAGGGCGCCTTCACCGACGCCAAAACCAGCCGCAAGGGGCTCTTCGAGCTGGCCCACCGGGGCACCCTGTTTCTCGACGAGGTGGGGGAGATGGCGCTGACCCTGCAGGCCAAGCTGCTGCGGGTGCTCGAAGACCGCCGGGTCACCCGGCTCGGCGGCCGGCGCCCGGTCCAGGTCGACGTGCGCATCGTCGCCGCCACCAACCGCAACCTGGCCGAGCGGGTGCGCGAGGGGAGTTTCCGGGAAGACCTCTTCTACCGGCTCAACGTGTTCCCCCTGGTCGTTCCGCCGCTGCGCGAGCGGCCGGAGGATATCCCGCCGCTTGCCGAGCTGTTTCTCAAGGAGTTTCTCGCCCGCGCCCCGGGCAAGGACTGCCGGCTGGGCGAGAGCGCCAGGCAGAGCCTGCTGGCCCAGCCCTGGCCGGGCAACGTCCGGGAGCTGCGCAACATCATCGAACGCACCCTGCTGCTGCACCCGGGGGGCGTGATCGAGGCCGCGGACCTGCCCCTTTCGCTCGCGCCGTCCCCGGCGGGGGAGGCGACTGGCGCCGGCGGGGGGACGCTGGCCGAGGTCGAGCGCGAGCATATTCTGCGGGTCTACCGGCAGAACCAGGGGAACAAGACCCAGACCGCCGACCAGCTCGGGATCAACCGCCTGACCCTGCGCCGCAAGCTCAAGGAGTACGGGGTCGACTGA
- a CDS encoding MlaC/ttg2D family ABC transporter substrate-binding protein: MKFKRFAAILLVLGMVVPAAWGLAATAAMDQVQQTVDGVIATLRDKGMESEARRQKLTGLIRARFDFETMSQWVLGPAWRKADTTEKSRFIALFSDLLEATYLGRIEAYTDEKVSYAGEKVEGERAQIDTFVLTAGADIPITYKLVLRGDQWLVYDVIIEEISLVRNYRSTYNEIIRREGMSGLFTRMEEKIRELKATEGQG, translated from the coding sequence ATGAAGTTCAAGCGTTTTGCCGCCATCCTGCTGGTGCTGGGGATGGTGGTTCCTGCCGCCTGGGGGCTGGCCGCGACCGCGGCCATGGACCAGGTGCAGCAGACCGTGGACGGGGTCATCGCCACCCTGCGCGACAAGGGGATGGAGAGCGAGGCCCGCCGCCAGAAGTTGACCGGGCTTATCCGGGCCCGTTTCGATTTCGAGACCATGTCCCAGTGGGTTCTCGGGCCGGCCTGGCGCAAGGCCGATACAACGGAAAAGAGTCGCTTCATCGCGCTGTTCTCCGACCTGCTCGAGGCGACCTACCTGGGGCGCATCGAAGCCTACACCGATGAAAAGGTGAGCTACGCCGGCGAGAAGGTCGAGGGGGAGAGGGCCCAGATCGACACCTTCGTGCTGACCGCCGGCGCCGACATCCCCATTACCTACAAGCTGGTGTTGCGCGGCGATCAGTGGCTGGTCTACGACGTGATCATCGAGGAGATCAGCCTGGTGCGCAACTACCGCAGCACCTACAACGAAATCATCCGCCGCGAAGGAATGAGCGGCCTGTTCACCAGGATGGAGGAGAAGATCAGGGAGCTGAAAGCGACCGAAGGGCAGGGATAG
- a CDS encoding MlaA family lipoprotein, whose amino-acid sequence MKPAGKLVVLLLLVALTALCPAARAQDVFNPTGAGAPSAPADLEADELFEEEPLEVWDPIEPFNRGMFWFNDKLYFYLLKPVARGYRAVAPEPVRTSVGNFFSNLAFPVRFVNSALQLKIGDAGNELRRFLLNSTVGVAGLFDPAKQNGWLKKEEDLGQTFGRYGVGSGFYLVMPVFGPTNLRDGVGRLGDGYLDPVPFLVPGTLEYVGVKAYDRVNALSLDKDTYEGIKREQLDPYLFIRNAYTQRREALIEK is encoded by the coding sequence ATGAAACCAGCTGGCAAATTGGTGGTGCTGCTGTTGCTCGTGGCCCTGACGGCGCTTTGCCCGGCGGCCCGGGCGCAGGACGTGTTCAACCCCACCGGTGCCGGGGCGCCCAGCGCTCCGGCGGACCTGGAGGCCGATGAGCTCTTCGAGGAGGAGCCCCTGGAGGTCTGGGATCCCATCGAACCCTTCAACCGGGGGATGTTCTGGTTCAACGACAAGCTCTATTTCTACCTGCTCAAGCCGGTGGCCCGGGGTTACCGGGCCGTGGCGCCGGAGCCGGTGCGCACCTCGGTGGGCAACTTCTTCTCCAACCTCGCCTTTCCGGTGCGCTTCGTCAACTCGGCCCTGCAGCTCAAAATCGGCGACGCGGGCAACGAGCTGCGCCGGTTCCTGCTCAACAGCACCGTCGGCGTGGCTGGCCTTTTCGACCCGGCCAAGCAGAACGGCTGGCTGAAGAAGGAGGAGGACCTGGGCCAGACCTTCGGCCGCTACGGCGTCGGTTCCGGCTTCTACCTGGTGATGCCGGTGTTCGGGCCGACCAACCTGCGTGACGGCGTCGGCCGGCTCGGCGACGGGTACCTCGACCCCGTCCCCTTCCTGGTTCCGGGCACTCTGGAGTATGTTGGAGTCAAGGCCTACGACCGTGTCAACGCCCTGTCGCTGGACAAGGATACCTACGAGGGGATCAAGCGCGAGCAGCTCGACCCCTACCTGTTCATCCGCAACGCCTACACCCAGCGGCGCGAGGCGTTGATCGAGAAGTAG
- a CDS encoding AbrB/MazE/SpoVT family DNA-binding domain-containing protein, producing MGTVATTRMSSKGQVVIPEEVRKRLNLKAGAQFVVVAENDVVILKAISPPPLQEFDDLIAKARREAKTAGLKQADIQEAIAKARGRK from the coding sequence GTGGGAACAGTAGCAACAACCAGAATGTCGTCCAAGGGGCAAGTCGTAATCCCCGAAGAGGTACGCAAGCGGCTCAATCTTAAAGCCGGGGCCCAGTTTGTCGTGGTGGCGGAGAATGACGTTGTCATCCTGAAGGCGATCTCACCGCCCCCGCTACAGGAGTTTGACGACCTCATCGCAAAGGCCAGGCGGGAAGCCAAAACTGCCGGGCTCAAACAAGCCGATATCCAGGAGGCAATCGCCAAGGCGCGAGGGCGCAAGTGA
- a CDS encoding MlaE family ABC transporter permease, translating into MLKVFEKIGDECLYFLEQAGRMGIFLGACLVSILRPPYKIFPIVRQVQFIGAKSVFVILFTGAFTGMVLGLQGYYTLSKFGSEGLLGSAVALSLIRELGPVVAALMVIGRAGSAICAEIGIMRNSEQIDALECMAVDPFKYLMAPKLVAGVISMPLLTFIFDVVGILGGYLIGVLLLGASEGNYFQNMYTSVEWADIRMGVVKSLVFGLLLVWIAAAKGYNLHLERNGGFGAEGVSRTTTDAVVLSSVSVLVWDYLISAILL; encoded by the coding sequence GTGCTTAAAGTTTTCGAGAAAATCGGGGACGAGTGCCTTTATTTCCTCGAGCAGGCGGGGCGCATGGGGATTTTCCTCGGTGCCTGCCTGGTCAGCATCCTTCGGCCCCCCTACAAAATTTTCCCCATCGTGCGCCAGGTGCAGTTTATCGGCGCCAAGTCGGTGTTCGTCATTCTGTTCACCGGCGCTTTCACCGGCATGGTTCTCGGCCTGCAGGGGTATTACACCCTGAGCAAGTTCGGCTCCGAGGGGCTGCTCGGTTCGGCGGTGGCCCTGAGCCTGATCCGCGAACTGGGCCCGGTGGTGGCGGCGCTGATGGTCATCGGCCGGGCCGGCTCGGCGATCTGCGCCGAGATCGGCATCATGCGCAACTCGGAGCAGATCGACGCCCTGGAGTGCATGGCCGTCGATCCCTTCAAGTACCTGATGGCGCCGAAGCTGGTGGCGGGGGTGATCTCCATGCCCCTGCTGACCTTCATCTTCGACGTGGTCGGCATCCTCGGCGGCTACCTGATCGGGGTGCTGCTGCTGGGGGCCAGCGAGGGGAATTATTTCCAGAACATGTACACCAGCGTCGAGTGGGCCGATATCCGCATGGGCGTCGTCAAGTCGCTGGTCTTCGGCCTGCTGCTGGTCTGGATCGCCGCCGCCAAGGGCTACAACCTGCACCTGGAGCGCAACGGCGGCTTCGGGGCCGAGGGGGTGAGCCGCACCACCACCGACGCGGTGGTGCTCTCATCGGTCAGCGTGCTGGTCTGGGATTACCTGATCAGCGCCATCTTGTTGTGA
- a CDS encoding putative toxin-antitoxin system toxin component, PIN family produces MRIVLDTNVFISGIFFSGPPNRILQGWRDGRVQLVLTPEIFEEYQRVAAVLHEKFPAVDLTGLLDLVVVEAEMFQAQPLPESVSADPDDDKFIACALSSGSRLIVSGDKHLLDVDGYREIEILKPRPFVDRYLAD; encoded by the coding sequence GTGAGAATCGTCCTGGATACCAACGTATTCATTTCGGGGATTTTCTTTTCCGGGCCTCCAAACCGGATTCTTCAAGGCTGGAGAGATGGCAGGGTTCAGCTGGTGCTGACGCCCGAGATTTTTGAGGAATACCAGAGGGTAGCAGCAGTATTGCATGAAAAGTTCCCGGCGGTGGATTTAACCGGATTGCTGGACCTGGTGGTCGTAGAAGCCGAAATGTTCCAGGCTCAGCCACTCCCGGAATCGGTAAGCGCAGACCCGGACGATGATAAGTTCATTGCCTGTGCCTTGTCCAGCGGCAGCAGGTTGATTGTCAGCGGTGACAAACACCTCCTCGATGTCGATGGTTACCGGGAGATTGAAATACTCAAGCCGAGGCCGTTCGTGGACAGGTATTTGGCAGACTGA
- a CDS encoding sulfite exporter TauE/SafE family protein has protein sequence MESDLWIFFLIGFCAQIIDGALGMAYGVTATTFLISFGTPPAVASASVHLAEVFTTGASGASHLLLKNVDRRLFRQLAVAGAGGAIVGAYFLTTLPVRPVRVLVAAYLAVMGCLILFKATRRNLQARPVQRLQTGILGLLGGFFDALGGGGWGPIVTSSLVARGQSPRLAIGSANLAEFFVAASASCTFLLTIGLGYWQAVLGLVAGGVFAAPLGAWLCRWLPVRVLMYLVGGLICLLSLRALAHVFLLPP, from the coding sequence ATGGAATCGGACCTGTGGATATTTTTCCTGATCGGCTTTTGCGCCCAGATCATCGACGGGGCGCTCGGCATGGCCTACGGGGTCACCGCGACCACTTTCCTGATCAGCTTCGGCACCCCACCGGCGGTGGCCAGCGCCAGCGTGCACCTGGCCGAGGTCTTCACTACCGGCGCCTCGGGCGCCTCGCACCTGCTGCTGAAAAACGTCGATCGGCGCCTGTTTCGGCAGTTGGCCGTGGCCGGAGCGGGTGGCGCGATAGTGGGCGCCTATTTTCTGACCACCCTGCCGGTCCGGCCGGTCCGCGTCCTGGTGGCCGCCTACCTTGCGGTGATGGGCTGCCTGATCCTGTTCAAGGCTACCCGAAGAAACCTCCAGGCCCGCCCCGTGCAGCGTCTGCAGACCGGCATCCTCGGCCTGCTGGGCGGTTTTTTCGACGCCCTGGGCGGCGGCGGTTGGGGGCCGATCGTGACCTCTTCCCTGGTGGCCCGCGGCCAGTCTCCGCGCCTGGCCATCGGCTCGGCCAACCTGGCCGAGTTTTTCGTGGCCGCCAGTGCCTCCTGCACCTTTTTGCTGACCATCGGCCTGGGCTACTGGCAGGCGGTGCTGGGGCTGGTGGCCGGCGGAGTGTTCGCCGCGCCGCTGGGGGCCTGGCTCTGCCGCTGGCTGCCGGTCCGGGTGCTGATGTACCTGGTGGGCGGCCTGATCTGCCTGCTCAGCCTGCGGGCCCTGGCCCACGTGTTTCTGCTTCCCCCCTGA
- the mlaD gene encoding outer membrane lipid asymmetry maintenance protein MlaD: protein MKRFNVETAVGLFLVAGFVCFAWLSVKLGDVNLFGHPTYSVEARFGSISGLKEGSTVEIAGVRIGKVAKIRLNPEDYEAVVTMELDQGVRLSEDSIASIRTAGIIGDRYVDIAPGGMEQYIEAGGRILETESAINLEELVSKYIFEKK, encoded by the coding sequence ATGAAACGGTTTAACGTGGAGACCGCGGTTGGGCTGTTCCTGGTCGCGGGGTTCGTCTGTTTCGCCTGGTTGTCGGTAAAGCTCGGCGATGTGAACCTGTTCGGCCACCCCACCTATTCGGTCGAGGCGCGTTTCGGCTCGATCTCGGGGCTCAAGGAAGGCAGCACCGTGGAGATCGCCGGGGTGCGCATCGGCAAGGTGGCCAAAATCCGGCTCAACCCCGAGGATTACGAGGCGGTGGTCACCATGGAGCTGGACCAGGGGGTGCGGCTGAGCGAAGACAGCATCGCCTCGATCCGCACCGCCGGGATCATCGGCGACCGCTACGTGGACATCGCCCCGGGCGGCATGGAGCAGTACATCGAGGCGGGCGGGCGGATCCTGGAGACCGAGTCCGCCATCAACCTCGAGGAGCTGGTCAGCAAGTACATTTTCGAGAAGAAATAA
- a CDS encoding ATP-binding protein, whose product MQPAANTEKQSAARWRFSIRAKMLVAFVGLALGPMTLLGSLILYQAERALGERVAAELRVGVEAAAAALETHLGGVRREVLSLARFLQRRLEPRMTEAQWRTVEEEFLQIVRAERAYYQVRFIAADGMENLRVNNQAGELVLVPKEQLQYKGDRYYFREAMALAPGQAYLSRLDFNEEFGVIEEPRRLVVRVAAPVAGPGGELRGVVVINVFGEELLDALETLRPSPGIRVVLFNEDNRFVEMEQAGGARRFRAGSVEELQLWGRGLALRDEAAAGGAVIRSGDWLLASAPVQAAPDRLWQLAKVYPNEVLAADLRRIRETSLLVAGPLVLLAALLAMLAARSFSLPIRQLLRFAEGVAGGDYRRRSEVRSRDELGQLSAELNAMAASLAESRERLLDWNRNLQRQVDQKVQELRRTEAEAEQARKAMASLEKQLILADRLAALGMLSATVAHEIGNPLAGLKTRLQMLRRKAEPDSPLAADLEKMLALVERLGAFLGHLTGYVAPRQAQQSAEVDVCRALREVEFILKEEADRRGAQLTLDMPREPLPVCSREQYLHQVFMNLVLNALQAVGEKGMVQVKARRGGGRVRVEVRDNGPGFSATDRDRIFEPLFTTKPEGTGLGLAIVRKLVEELGGTVEVANHPQGGAVAQVLLPERRAECGEES is encoded by the coding sequence ATGCAACCTGCTGCGAATACTGAAAAACAATCCGCCGCCCGCTGGCGCTTCTCGATCCGCGCCAAGATGCTGGTGGCTTTTGTCGGCCTGGCCCTGGGGCCGATGACCCTGCTGGGCAGCCTGATTCTCTACCAGGCCGAGCGGGCCCTGGGCGAACGGGTGGCGGCGGAGCTGCGGGTGGGGGTGGAAGCCGCCGCCGCGGCCCTGGAGACGCACCTCGGCGGAGTGCGCCGCGAGGTGCTCTCCCTGGCCAGGTTTCTGCAGCGGCGCCTGGAGCCGAGGATGACCGAGGCCCAGTGGCGCACCGTGGAGGAGGAGTTCCTGCAGATCGTCCGGGCCGAACGGGCCTACTACCAGGTGCGCTTCATCGCCGCCGACGGCATGGAGAACCTGCGGGTCAACAACCAGGCCGGGGAGCTGGTCCTGGTCCCCAAGGAGCAGCTTCAGTACAAGGGCGATCGCTACTATTTCCGCGAGGCGATGGCCCTGGCGCCGGGGCAGGCCTACCTCTCGCGGCTGGATTTCAACGAGGAGTTCGGCGTCATCGAGGAGCCCCGCCGCCTGGTGGTGCGGGTCGCCGCGCCGGTGGCCGGCCCCGGCGGGGAGCTGCGCGGGGTGGTGGTGATCAACGTGTTCGGCGAAGAGCTGCTCGATGCCCTGGAGACGCTGCGCCCTTCGCCGGGGATCCGCGTGGTGTTGTTCAACGAGGATAACCGCTTCGTCGAGATGGAGCAGGCTGGCGGCGCCCGCCGCTTCCGGGCCGGGTCGGTGGAAGAGTTGCAGCTCTGGGGGCGGGGGCTGGCGCTGCGTGACGAGGCCGCGGCAGGCGGCGCGGTGATCCGCTCGGGCGACTGGCTGCTGGCCTCGGCCCCGGTTCAGGCGGCGCCGGACCGCCTCTGGCAGCTTGCCAAGGTGTACCCCAACGAAGTGCTGGCTGCGGACCTGCGGCGGATCCGCGAGACCTCGCTGCTGGTCGCCGGGCCGCTGGTGCTGCTGGCAGCGCTGCTGGCGATGCTCGCCGCGCGCAGCTTCAGCCTGCCGATCCGCCAGCTCCTGCGCTTCGCCGAAGGGGTGGCGGGCGGCGATTACCGGCGGCGCTCCGAGGTGCGCTCCCGCGACGAGCTGGGACAGCTCTCCGCGGAGCTCAACGCCATGGCCGCCTCTCTGGCCGAGTCGCGCGAGCGCCTGCTCGACTGGAACCGCAACCTGCAGCGGCAGGTCGACCAGAAGGTGCAGGAGCTGCGCCGCACCGAGGCCGAGGCCGAGCAGGCGCGCAAGGCCATGGCCAGTCTCGAAAAACAGCTGATCCTGGCCGACCGCCTGGCGGCGCTGGGCATGCTCTCGGCCACCGTCGCCCACGAGATCGGCAATCCCCTGGCGGGCCTGAAGACCCGTCTGCAGATGCTGCGGCGCAAGGCCGAACCCGACTCGCCCCTGGCCGCGGACTTGGAGAAGATGCTGGCCCTGGTGGAGCGGCTCGGGGCGTTTCTCGGCCATCTCACCGGCTACGTCGCCCCCCGCCAGGCGCAGCAAAGCGCCGAGGTCGATGTCTGCCGGGCGCTGCGCGAGGTGGAGTTCATCCTCAAGGAGGAGGCCGACCGCCGCGGGGCGCAGCTGACCCTCGACATGCCCCGCGAACCCCTGCCGGTCTGCTCCCGCGAGCAGTACCTGCACCAGGTGTTCATGAACCTGGTGCTCAATGCGCTGCAGGCGGTGGGGGAAAAGGGGATGGTGCAGGTGAAAGCCCGCCGCGGCGGTGGCCGGGTGCGGGTCGAGGTGCGCGACAACGGCCCGGGGTTCAGCGCTACGGACCGGGACAGGATCTTCGAGCCGCTGTTTACCACCAAGCCCGAGGGGACGGGGCTGGGCCTGGCCATAGTGCGCAAGCTGGTCGAGGAGCTCGGCGGAACCGTGGAGGTGGCCAATCATCCCCAAGGGGGCGCCGTCGCCCAGGTGCTGCTGCCGGAAAGGAGGGCGGAATGCGGGGAAGAATCCTGA